Proteins encoded in a region of the Triticum dicoccoides isolate Atlit2015 ecotype Zavitan chromosome 3A, WEW_v2.0, whole genome shotgun sequence genome:
- the LOC119269362 gene encoding pentatricopeptide repeat-containing protein At2g02980, chloroplastic-like gives MHHQLKPPEAATLPRHLLEDHVVSLVRQCRSLRALRGAHARLLRLRLPRLTYAFALSKLLASCAASATTAAAASYARSLFDQIPEPTAFCYNSLIRALATPTNPTADAFLLYRRMLRAGSPPPNSFTVAFALKACAAVPALGEGLQLHSQAFRQGLEPSPYVQTGLLNLYARCEEVALARSVFDGMAEDRNLVAWSSMIGGYSRVGMVSEALDLFQDMQAAGVHPDEVTMVSVISACAKAGALDLGRWVHAFIDRKGITVDLELSTALIDMYAKCGLIERARLVFDAMVERDTKAWSAMIVGLAMHGLAEDALGLFSRMLQLKIRPNNVTFIGVLSACAHNGLVDDGRRYWSTMQEMGIKASMENYGCMVDLLCRSGLLDEAYSFVTGMPILPNSVIWRNLLVASKSLNRTDIVGLASKKLFELEPRNPENYVLLSNLYALNSQWDRVRYMRKKMKDNNVTVVAGCSSIEINGYLHKFVVSDGSHPEIKEIRVVLREIADQVLRSGHKPWTAAVLHDVGEEEKEIALCEHSERLAIAYGLLKTKAPHVIRVVKNLRFCPDCHEVTKIISKSYGREIIVRDRVRFHRFIGGNCSCKDFW, from the exons ATGCATCACCAGCTCAAACCGCCCGAGGCCGCCACGCTCCCGCGCCACCTCCTTGAAGACCACGTCGTGTCGCTGGTCCGCCAATGCCGCAGCCTCCGCGCGCTCCGCGGCGCCCACGCGCGCCTGCTCAGGCTCCGCCTCCCGCGCCTCACCTACGCCTTCGCGCTCTCCAAGCTGCTCGCCTCCTGCGCCGCCTCCGCCACGACCGCCGCGGCGGCCTCGTACGCGCGCAGCCTGTTCGACCAAATCCCCGAGCCAACCGCCTTCTGCTACAACTCCCTCATCCGCGCGCTCGCCACCCCCACCAACCCCACCGCGGACGCCTTCCTGCTCTACCGCCGCATGCTGCGCGCGGGCTCCCCGCCCCCCAACAGCTTCACGGTCGCGTTCGCGCTCAAGGCGTGCGCTGCGGTGCCGGCTCTTGGTGAGGGCCTGCAGCTGCACTCGCAGGCCTTCCGCCAGGGGCTGGAACCGAGCCCCTACGTGCAGACCGGGCTGCTTAACCTCTATGCCAGGTGTGAGGAGGTTGCGCTGGCCAGGAGCGTGTTTGATGGCATGGCCGAGGACAGAAATCTGGTCGCGTGGAGCTCCATGATCGGCGGGTACTCCAGAGTGGGGATGGTTAGCGAAGCGTTGGACCTGTTTCAGGACATGCAGGCTGCTGGGGTGCACCCAGATGAGGTCACAATGGTTAGTGTAATCTCGGCATGCGCCAAGGCGGGCGCTCTTGATTTGGGCAGGTGGGTGCATGCTTTTATAGACAGGAAGGGGATCACGGTCGATCTTGAGCTGAGCACCGCGTTGATTGACATGTATGCAAAGTGCGGTCTGATAGAGCGGGCAAGGTTGGTTTTTGATGCGATGGTGGAGAGGGATACCAAGGCATGGAGTGCAATGATAGTTGGACTGGCGATGCATGGGCTTGCAGAGGATGCGTTGGGCCTTTTCTCAAGAATGCTCCAGCTTAAG ATTAGACCCAATAATGTCACCTTTATAGGTGTGTTGTCAGCCTGTGCTCACAATGGGTTAGTTGATGATGGCCGGCGATATTGGTCTactatgcaagaaatgggaattaaaGCTTCAATGGAGAACTATGGTTGCATGGTTGACCTTCTCTGCCGTTCTGGCCTTTTGGATGAAGCTTATTCATTTGTTACAGGCATGCCCATCTTACCAAATTCAGTAATTTGGAGGAATCTTCTTGTGGCGAGTAAAAGCTTGAACAGAACTGATATAGTAGGATTGGCTTCTAAAAAGCTCTTTGAGTTGGAACCGCGGAATCCAGAGAACTATGTTCTCCTATCCAATTTGTATGCGTTGAACTCCCAGTGGGACAGAGTGAGGTATATGAGGAAAAAGATGAAGGACAACAATGTTACTGTCGTTGCTGGCTGTAGTTCAATTGAAATAAATGGCTATCTGCACAAATTTGTGGTGAGTGATGGTTCACACCCTGAAATAAAGGAGATAAGAGTGGTACTGAGGGAAATAGCTGACCAGGTTCTACGATCTGGCCACAAGCCTTGGACTGCAGCCGTTCTACATGATGTTGGTGAAGAGGAAAAAGAAATTGCACTTTGTGAGCATAGTGAGAGGCTAGCCATCGCATATGGGTTGCTGAAGACAAAGGCACCTCATGTCATTCGGGTGGTAAAGAACTTGAGATTTTGTCCGGATTGCCATGAAGTGACAAAAATTATAAGTAAATCATATGGCCGAGAAATCATTGTCAGGGACCGTGTACGTTTCCATAGGTTTATTGGAGGAAATTGTTCTTGCAAGGACTTTTGGTGA
- the LOC119269363 gene encoding uncharacterized serine-rich protein C215.13-like has protein sequence MGGPLVDCSAEGVSGSSCLSRSTCEKAGFEHSSCALPEDEKSEAGIASVKDDLVVKEISLALAEVMRVYNDNDDEETDLSEDSDENGDSLSVESDSADDLVDIDTEVVTSSALTAGNASKSSTGNSEIGNSSTNGTELLVSAMKGSRAKRGIVTKLSVSWAPDVYDPPVTSDSHTVKPHQRSSRKSHYKYKPPKGSSSSSRTSSGSKKDKKHSHHSSSSSSKRDKKPSHRSSNGGSSRTDTSDPHHRKAYGSSITSRTDTSVPEYHKLSPWQPPASAAVEEAMPPVPVLKAMEQIKRSSSCCKEPPISMKAMEQIKRSSSCCKEPPISMLSRQFVAAKYKGMFSFLSQNQLAS, from the exons ATGGGCGGACCTTTGGTAGACTGCAGTGCCGAAGGTGTGAGCGGCAGCTCATGTCTCAGCCGCAGCACCTGCGAAAAAGCAGGTTTTGAGCACAGCTCTTGTGCTCTACCTGAAGATGAAAAGTCTGAAGCTGGAATAGCATCTGTGAAAGATGATTTGGTTGTCAAGGAAATCAGTTTGGCTCTTGCTGAGGTGATGCGTGTCTataatgacaatgatgatgaagagACAGATCTGAGTGAAGACTCTGACGAAAATGGGGATTCACTTTCTGTAGAATCAGATTCGGCTGATGATTTGGTTGATATTGACACTGAGGTGGTCACATCGTCAGCCTTAACTGCCGGGAATGCGTCTAAATCATCAACTGGAAATTCAGAGATTGGAAATTCCTCAACCAAT GGGACTGAACTGTTGGTTTCTGCAATGAAAGGAAGCCGTGCAAAGCGGGGAATTGTGACAAAGTTGAGTGTTTCATGGGCCCCTGACGTATATGATCCTCCTGTTACTTCTGACTCACACACAGTGAAGCCGCACCAGAGAAGTTCAAGGAAGAGCCACTACAAATACAAGCCCCCaaagggcagcagcagcagcagccgcactAGCAGTGGCAGCAAAAAGGACAAGAAGCATTCTcaccacagcagcagcagcagcagtaaaaGAGATAAGAAACCTTCCCACCGCAGTAGCAATGGTGGCAGCAGCAGAACTGACACTAGTGATCCTCACCATCGGAAGGCATATGGCAGCAGCATTACCAGCAGAACTGATACTAGTGTTCCTGAATATCATAAGTTATCGCCGTGGCAGCCACCGGCTAGTGCCGCAGTGGAAGAAGCCATGCCCCCTGTACCTGTTCTGAAGGCCATGGAACAGATCAAGCGTAGCTCCAGCTGCTGCAAGGAGCCGCCGATAAGCATGAAGGCCATGGAACAGATCAAGCGTAGCTCCAGCTGCTGCAAGGAGCCACCGATAAGCATGCTATCACGCCAATTCGTGGCTGCCAAGTACAAAGGGATGTTTTCTTTCTTGAGTCAGAACCAACTTGCTTCTTGA